One window of the Thermoplasmata archaeon genome contains the following:
- a CDS encoding aldolase, with product MPVEVEEVFVEMQKIGRLMHEAGLVLSAHSGNISVRRGERIYIKRRGSMLAALNKEDIVEMSLNGASAGTFLASTEVKVHQEIYKNTSALAVVHAHSPYAIVESLNHDEIIPIDEEGAYYLKKIPVLAVKNAIGSEEVARQLPDLLKKYPAAIVRGHGLFTTGINLESAYGLATVVESVCKLRHLARNSGINIQNVKLGDW from the coding sequence ATGCCGGTAGAAGTTGAGGAAGTTTTTGTAGAAATGCAGAAAATTGGGAGATTAATGCACGAAGCTGGTCTCGTACTTTCGGCTCATAGTGGAAATATAAGTGTGAGGAGAGGCGAAAGAATTTATATAAAGAGGAGGGGAAGCATGTTAGCTGCACTGAACAAGGAGGATATAGTAGAAATGTCACTAAACGGTGCTTCTGCGGGTACATTCCTTGCCTCCACTGAAGTAAAGGTACACCAAGAAATTTACAAAAATACCTCTGCCCTTGCAGTAGTGCATGCACATTCTCCTTATGCCATTGTAGAATCGTTGAACCATGATGAGATAATTCCAATTGATGAGGAAGGGGCTTACTATCTGAAAAAAATTCCTGTTCTCGCTGTTAAAAATGCGATAGGTTCGGAAGAAGTCGCACGGCAATTGCCTGACCTCCTCAAAAAATACCCTGCAGCAATTGTCAGAGGCCATGGCTTGTTTACAACAGGCATTAACCTTGAGAGTGCCTACGGACTGGCTACTGTTGTGGAAAGCGTTTGCAAATTAAGGCATCTTGCAAGAAACTCAGGTATCAACATCCAGAATGTGAAGTTGGGGGATTGGTGA
- a CDS encoding PQQ-binding-like beta-propeller repeat protein, producing the protein MMGIEKTRFVLVKRVKTGNEVISLGSAWGFYFLGLKNGELKKFNSEWNEVDVLKTNGQIRGIATSDDRIFLTSWDKNIYCVSKDMKVLWKKQVDSFPFGISAGKNFVVYTTNSGTMAVFDNEGNPLWDKKFEGTVECVKVSEGRIYTGTYKGEALVFDANGNLLWNFNCNDIIKSICIGKQFYVYTTATGRVFMFRDDGTMYWVQQEPSPAITSETAENRIAVGFFNNSILFFDKTGKILQRLEENTKLNTLMFRDATTFITGTQCVNIYQNFSDENVEILYEVMCIGGKCGTFISAELLDTCPQCGSDKIISRVVEERRFTKEFD; encoded by the coding sequence ATGATGGGTATTGAGAAGACAAGGTTCGTGCTCGTGAAGAGAGTTAAAACAGGGAATGAGGTCATTTCTCTTGGTAGTGCCTGGGGGTTCTATTTCCTCGGACTTAAGAACGGCGAATTGAAAAAATTTAACTCAGAGTGGAATGAAGTTGATGTTCTTAAGACCAATGGACAAATAAGAGGGATTGCAACCTCTGACGATAGAATTTTTCTCACTTCTTGGGATAAGAATATCTACTGTGTAAGCAAGGACATGAAAGTCCTATGGAAAAAGCAAGTAGATTCCTTTCCATTTGGGATAAGTGCTGGAAAAAACTTTGTGGTTTACACTACAAACAGCGGCACTATGGCGGTCTTTGATAATGAAGGCAATCCACTCTGGGATAAAAAATTTGAGGGCACAGTTGAATGCGTGAAGGTAAGTGAGGGCCGAATTTACACTGGGACTTACAAAGGAGAAGCCCTCGTGTTTGATGCAAATGGAAACCTACTCTGGAATTTCAACTGCAACGACATAATAAAGAGTATTTGCATTGGTAAACAATTTTATGTTTACACCACTGCAACTGGGAGGGTGTTCATGTTCAGAGATGATGGGACCATGTACTGGGTACAGCAAGAACCTTCGCCGGCTATCACTTCCGAGACCGCAGAGAATCGGATCGCTGTTGGCTTCTTCAACAACTCAATCTTATTTTTTGACAAAACAGGAAAAATACTCCAGCGATTAGAAGAAAACACAAAGCTGAACACATTGATGTTCAGAGATGCTACGACCTTTATTACTGGTACACAGTGCGTAAATATATACCAGAATTTCTCGGATGAAAATGTGGAAATTCTTTACGAAGTTATGTGCATAGGCGGAAAATGTGGTACCTTCATTTCTGCAGAACTTCTGGACACATGTCCACAGTGTGGTTCAGATAAGATTATTTCAAGAGTTGTGGAAGAACGAAGATTTACAAAGGAGTTTGATTAA
- a CDS encoding RNA-binding domain-containing protein: protein MSVIKELYVRAIVHATESPEKVREVVNLLAPDAKIKEIYTTGYHGNEIIVLETRSVNDFIGIEEMLKRDGVFEEVLKNPEIYIEEGTIHLKIDKQMLYAEKKFVIGGTDAISVHLQIGSKSETREKTVNRIKKFMRGEEE, encoded by the coding sequence GTGAGTGTGATTAAGGAACTGTATGTCAGGGCAATCGTGCATGCTACAGAATCCCCAGAAAAAGTAAGAGAGGTTGTCAACCTTCTTGCACCTGACGCAAAAATAAAAGAAATCTACACTACTGGCTATCATGGCAATGAAATTATTGTACTTGAAACAAGAAGTGTAAACGATTTTATAGGCATCGAAGAGATGCTTAAACGAGATGGAGTTTTTGAAGAAGTGCTTAAAAATCCAGAGATTTACATTGAGGAAGGGACTATCCATCTGAAGATTGATAAACAGATGCTTTACGCTGAGAAAAAATTTGTGATTGGTGGTACAGATGCAATCTCAGTCCATCTTCAAATTGGTAGCAAGTCGGAAACAAGAGAAAAGACGGTTAACAGAATAAAGAAATTTATGAGGGGTGAGGAAGAATGA